CGGCCTGTTTGATACCTATAAAGCGGCCGATCTTTTCAGAATAGACTCGATTCCACCGATTATTCTGGCGGTGGGTGATTCCCTGAATCTCAGGATAATGGTTTCGGGGATGGAGGGGTATATTCCGGAATTAAGCGCCGAAAATCTTCCACCGACCGCAATACTCGTTGACAATCAAGACCGCACCGGCGACCTGAAATATAAGGCCGAAAAAGAAGATAGTGGCACCCGGAGCATCGTTTTTATAGCCACCCTTGGCGCCGGCGAGTACCGGCTGGCGGTCAGTCTGACCGTTCTGGCCGGCCGGGGGGTGACTTTCGGTCCCAATCCTTTCAGTGATTCGCTGACCATTTTTCTCGGCCCGGCGGCCGGCCGGCCGGTGGAAATTTCAATTCATAGCGCCGACGGAGAGAAAGTTTGGGGAAAATTGTCCGATAATTATAATAGTGAAAGAGGGACAGTGACTTGGCATGGAGTCAACGACCGGGGTGAGAAAGTGACGCCAGGTGTATATTACATGATTGTGAAAACAGCAAAATCGACCGAAAAGGTCAAGCTTTTTAAAAAATAGTCGCTAATGACATATTCAATTACCGAGCGCCGGAAAGCGGATTGCGAACTTCAACGATGCGCCGTTTTTAAAATAGATTTTAAGGGGCGACTTGTATTCATAGATGAACTGGCCGAAAGGCTCCTGCAGTTGCCCGGTGAGAATCTGTTTGGCCGCCATATCAAGGAGTTCCTGACCGAAGAATCCTACACCGCCCTGATGGCCTTTCTCAAGCGGAGTCGCCACTTTGAGACGGTCTTTGAGGCCTTCGACCTGGTTATTGTTGATGTCTCCGGGCGGGAGCATTTTTTGAAAGCGATAATATCCCTTAACTTCATCGGCGGTAATCCCTCCAATTACCAGATCATTCTCGTTCCACCATCGGTCGCAATCCAATCGCCGGGGGAGAGTGTCGGGACCGACCAGCTCCTGGTTTTCCTGTGCGAACTGATTGCAGAAACAAGGAGTGATGTGGACTGGGGACAGCTGACCGAGATCTTCACCATAATTCCGGAACTCCTCAGAATCGGGATATATCGATTCGACGGAGAGACATTGCACCTTCTGGCCGCATCATCCCCGAGCGGAAAAACCGAGCCACCGGTAGATATGAATGTCATCGATGAAAACCATCTCAAAGTTGTACATCATCGACAGAAATTCATGGGCAGTATCAAGGACCCGGCGGCGGCTCTGACCGAGATGATGCCGCAGACGGCGGAGATCTGCTATCCGCTCATTCATGGCGACCGGTGCTGGGGAATCATTCGTCTGTTCTGCAGCGGTGACGTGGCCGAGCTGGATCGAATGCTGCGTCGTCCGGTGGCCTTTCTGGGGCATGCCCTTTTCTCCTTTATCAATCAATAATGGGTTATCGTCATGGAAGAGACTCAACAGATTGCCGAAATCCCTTATGATGAGAACAACGCGGGAGAAGAGAATCACCGGGGAAAACAGAAATTAGTACTACGGATGCGTCAGCCGCAGAGGCCCCGTGGCGATCAGATCGCCTCGATAATAGTCGCACAGACCGCCGCCACACTTAGTCATGAAATCAATAATCCCCTTATGGCCATAACCGGTCTGGTGGAAATTCTCCGGAAAGAACGGCAGAAATTACCGGGCGATGTGGTCGAGAAGATTGAACAAATAGGGTCTGCGGCCGAGCGGATCAGAAAAGTGACCGAGAAACTGATAGAGGCCGATACCCTTCATTATCGGGAGACACCCTCGGGGCGAATTATCGATCTGGATTCGCTGCTTAAGGATGAGCCGGCCCGGTGACTGACGGCGGATAATACTGTCGTCAATAAATCCCTTGACATAAGCGAATGGTTGGATATATTAGCCCCTTGCCAACTGGGGCCGTAGTTCAGTTGGGAGAACGCTTGACTGGCAGTCAAGAGGTCAGGGGTTCGACTCCCCTCGGCTCCAAAAAACTTGAAGCCGTCGGCGTTAATGTTGACGGCTTTTTAAATGGATGCGAGAATCAGGATGAAGCAGAAATATTTGGCCGGGGAAGATCCCAACTACGACCTCTTTGCGACCATCCAGGTTATGACTGTCCCGGCGATTCCGGTTTCCGGTGGAGATGAATCCAATCCGATTTCCGCGCAGCTGCCCTCCCTGCCGGAGCTTTTCAGGTTATTCGGGGTAATCAATCGCCGTTATTTTCAAGGGACGCTTCCGGAAGCAAAAATATCGTATTCCAAGCGAATGCTGATTGCCGGATCCTATACGCCGGTAAAAAGGGAGATTAAAATTGGGATAAGATATCACCGCCTGTTTCCGAGTGAAATAGACGATACTTTGAAGCATGAAATGATTCATATTCTTCATCCCGATCACAACCGGGAGTTTCGGCTCGAGGCGAAGCGGATAGGGGCTTCGTTAAAGGCCAAAAGTCATCCACAGCTTCGAAAACCGCCTGTTTATATTTATGTTTGTCCGAGATGCGGAAAAGAGTATCCGCGGCAGAAGCGACTTCGGATGGCCTCCTGCGGGGCCTGTTCGGTGCGGGGAAAATTCGACCCGCGCTGCAAACTCAAGCGGCTAACCCGTTGATATTTAGATAGATTATGCGGAAACCTATGGCTGGCTCCAGTGTTCTATAAGACCTGGAGATGAGATGATAGGAAGGATTGTGAGGATAATTTTGAACGCAGCCGGAAAATATCCCGTGAATTGGAAAATTGCATAAAAACCTTGACAGGGTTTGATTATTGTGTATATTCAAAGGCTTTTAAAGAATTGGAGATAGCTAAAACCGGAATATTCCGGGGGAAAGATGAAGACGTTTATACCAAAGATTGAAGAATCAGACAAGAAATGGTACCTGATCGATCTCAAGGGTGCTACGCTGGGTCGAGCAGCGGTCGAGGCGGCCAATATTTTGCGGGGCAAGAATAAGCCGATATTTACGCCGCACCTTGATACCGGTGATTATTTGGTGGTCATCAACGCGGCCCAGGTGTCGGTGACCGGCAACAAAACAAAGAATAAATTGTACTACCATTATTCCGGATATCCGGGCGGGTTGAAGGTTACTCCCTATGATAAACTTCTCAAATCGAACGCCCGTGATATTTTCACCCATGCTGTTACGGGGATGCTGCCGAAAAACCGCTTGGGCCGGAAAATGATTAAGAAGCTGCATGTCTATGCCGATGAAAAGCATCCGCATCAGGCGCAGAAACCGGAAGTGTGGAAATTATCTGAATCCTGATAGAGAAAGCAAATGAGCGAAACAATTTTTTCGGCAACCGGAAGAAGAAAAGAATCGGTCGCCCGTGCTATAGTGAGGGTTGGGGGTGGCCACTTTGTTATTAACGACAAGACTCCCAAGGAATATTTGGGGCGGGGCGTTCTGGTTGATATTATCAATCAGCCGATGAAGGAAACCGACACGGTTGGCAAGCTGGATATTGTTTGCCAGGTCAACGGCGGCGGATTAGCCGGCCAGGCCGGAGCTATCCGTTTGGCCTTATCCCGTGCCCTTGCCAAGCTGGACCCCGACTTGCGTCCGGTCCTGAGAAGAAAAGGATATCTGACCCGGGATCCGCGAGCGGTGGAACGGAAGAAATTCGGTCGGCCCAAAGCAAGAAAACGGTTCCAGTACTCAAAACGGTAATTATAAATATCCGGTTGCGGCCGGAAATGAGCACATTCTGCTGGAGGTCCGGGGGTCCTAATCAGGTCCGGATTGGGTGGCAGGATGGAAGCATAACCAATTAGAAAGGTCTACTGATGGTCACTCCACAAATCAAAGAATTGCTTGAAGCGGGTGTTCACTTCGGTCATCAGACCAGACGATGGAACCCCAAGATGAAGCCGTTCATTTTCACCGAACGGAACGGCATTTATATCATCGATTTGAACAAGACACTTGATGCCATCAAGATGGCTTGCCAGAAAGTCAGGGAAGTTGTCTCCCGCGGGCAATCGATACTTTTTGTCGGCACCAAGAAACAGGCCAAGGATGTTGTCAGGGAAGAGGCCATTCGCGCCGGACAGTTTTATGTCACCGAGCGCTGGCTGGGCGGCATGCTGACTAATTTCTCCACGATCAAAGCTTCCATCAAGAAACTCAAAAACATGGAGCGGACGAAGGAAGAAGGGGAGCTGCAGAAATACACCAAGAAAGAGATTTCCCATTTTGAGCATGAGATGGAAAAACTCGAAAAAGCCCTGGGCGGTATTAAGAATATGAATTATCTCCCCGGATTGGTCATTGTTGTCGACGCGAAGAAAGAGAAAATTGCCGTGGCCGAGGCTTCACGCCTGGAAATCCCCGTAATCGGGATTATTGATACCAATGCCGACCCCGACCCGATTGATTTTCCTATCGCGGCCAATGACGACGCCATCAAGTCCATCCGCATAATAACGCGGACTATTGTCGACGCGATCATCGACGCGCAGCATACCATTTCGGATCAGGAGATTGCGGCGGCGGTGGAGGCCAAGACAGCCGATAAGCGGAGCAGTTATGTTTCAGCCGGTGAAGAGGATATCTAAAGAGGAAAGCGATTCATGGAAATATCAGCACAGAAAGTAAAAGAGCTTCGCGAGAAGACCGGCGCCGGCATGATGGACTGCAAGAAAGCCCTGATGGAAACCGGCGGCGACTTTGATAAAGCCAGTAACTATTTAAGGGAAAAGGGGATTGCCAAGGCGGCCAGCCGGGCCGGGCGGACGGCCAATGAGGGATTGGTGGTTTCTTATATACATCCCGGCGATAAACTGGGGGTTCTTCTGGAGGTCAATTGCGAGACCGATTTTGTCGCCCGGACCGACGATTTCAGAGTTTTCGCGAAAGATGTCTCGATGCAGATCGCGGCGACGAATCCCCTGGCCATAAAGCGTGAAGATGTTGACCCCAAAGTGGTCGAAGCGGAATCCGAAATTTATCGTCAGCAGGCTCTCAATGAAGGAAAACCGGAGAAGATTCTGGATAAGATCGTGAGCGGTAAGCTGGATAAGTTTTTCGCCGAGACCTGTCTCATGGAACAGCCTTTTGTCAAAGATAATGAGAAGACGATTACCGACCTTTTGAATGATCTGATTGCCAAAATCGGAGAGAATATTACCATTAAGCGGTTTGCCCGCTTCCGGCTGGGTGAATAATTATGGAGTCCGACCGACGTCCGCGATATCACCGGATACTCTTAAAGCTTTCCGGCGAGGCATTAGTCGGTTCGCAATCATTTGGTATTGATCTCGATACCATTGAATATATCTGCGCCGAAATTAAAGAGATTAAGGACCTGGGGCTTGAGATGGGTATTGTTGTCGGCGGCGGCAATATCTTTCGCGGTGTTGCTGCCTCGCGCACCGGCATGGATCGGGTCACGGCCGATAATATGGGGATGCTTTCCACGGTTATCAATTCACTGGCGCTTCAGGACAAGCTGGAGCAGTTGGGAATATTCACACGGGTAATGGCGGCGGTCAATATTGAATCATTTGCCGAGCCATATATCCGGCGCCGCGCCATCCGGCATATGGAAAAGGGGCGATTGGTCATTTTGGCGGCCGGCACCGGCAATCCCTATTTCACCA
The Candidatus Zixiibacteriota bacterium genome window above contains:
- a CDS encoding PAS domain-containing protein; this translates as MTYSITERRKADCELQRCAVFKIDFKGRLVFIDELAERLLQLPGENLFGRHIKEFLTEESYTALMAFLKRSRHFETVFEAFDLVIVDVSGREHFLKAIISLNFIGGNPSNYQIILVPPSVAIQSPGESVGTDQLLVFLCELIAETRSDVDWGQLTEIFTIIPELLRIGIYRFDGETLHLLAASSPSGKTEPPVDMNVIDENHLKVVHHRQKFMGSIKDPAAALTEMMPQTAEICYPLIHGDRCWGIIRLFCSGDVAELDRMLRRPVAFLGHALFSFINQ
- the rplM gene encoding 50S ribosomal protein L13: MKTFIPKIEESDKKWYLIDLKGATLGRAAVEAANILRGKNKPIFTPHLDTGDYLVVINAAQVSVTGNKTKNKLYYHYSGYPGGLKVTPYDKLLKSNARDIFTHAVTGMLPKNRLGRKMIKKLHVYADEKHPHQAQKPEVWKLSES
- the rpsI gene encoding 30S ribosomal protein S9 — translated: MSETIFSATGRRKESVARAIVRVGGGHFVINDKTPKEYLGRGVLVDIINQPMKETDTVGKLDIVCQVNGGGLAGQAGAIRLALSRALAKLDPDLRPVLRRKGYLTRDPRAVERKKFGRPKARKRFQYSKR
- the rpsB gene encoding 30S ribosomal protein S2: MVTPQIKELLEAGVHFGHQTRRWNPKMKPFIFTERNGIYIIDLNKTLDAIKMACQKVREVVSRGQSILFVGTKKQAKDVVREEAIRAGQFYVTERWLGGMLTNFSTIKASIKKLKNMERTKEEGELQKYTKKEISHFEHEMEKLEKALGGIKNMNYLPGLVIVVDAKKEKIAVAEASRLEIPVIGIIDTNADPDPIDFPIAANDDAIKSIRIITRTIVDAIIDAQHTISDQEIAAAVEAKTADKRSSYVSAGEEDI
- the tsf gene encoding translation elongation factor Ts, which gives rise to MEISAQKVKELREKTGAGMMDCKKALMETGGDFDKASNYLREKGIAKAASRAGRTANEGLVVSYIHPGDKLGVLLEVNCETDFVARTDDFRVFAKDVSMQIAATNPLAIKREDVDPKVVEAESEIYRQQALNEGKPEKILDKIVSGKLDKFFAETCLMEQPFVKDNEKTITDLLNDLIAKIGENITIKRFARFRLGE
- the pyrH gene encoding UMP kinase; protein product: MESDRRPRYHRILLKLSGEALVGSQSFGIDLDTIEYICAEIKEIKDLGLEMGIVVGGGNIFRGVAASRTGMDRVTADNMGMLSTVINSLALQDKLEQLGIFTRVMAAVNIESFAEPYIRRRAIRHMEKGRLVILAAGTGNPYFTTDTAAALRATEVDAEVLLKATRVDGVYSADPEKTPDALFYPRLSYMEVVQKELEVMDLTSVTLCKNNGIPVIVFNINKAGNLKKVVMGEPIGTVIS